gttttatagaagCACACACTTGCCCTTCTCCACCCAGGGGTTGTTCTTCATCAGCTCGGGATTCAGAAAAGGGTCCTCGGGCACACACTCCTCGATCCACTTCACCAGGCtggagaaagagggagagagcttttttttattttgggacaCAATGCAACCTATTTAAAGCAGCAAGACTCACGTTTGATGCAAAAATGGCAGGTGTTTAGAAGTAAATAGAGGAGAGATTTGATTTAGACTTAAACATTGGGGGTTAATTCACTCAaatatgaaaattctgccatcattttctCAGCCATAATGTCATTCCCAACTCATAAGGCATTTGCTCTTCTTCAGAAAATACACAAGACTTCATTGAAACTTCTGCGCAAAAGTTTCAAACTTCAGAATTgtctgaaaatgaatgtttttaaagaatgtttgaaGACTCCAGAGATTTAATTTAGTTTACAAAGTTTATATGCTGCTTTCTGCTTggcaaaaatctaaataaagtcTAATCTTTATTGAAGAAATATAGTCACTTCTGTATAAATACCTAAACCTTGTTTATTTCTTTAGAATATTGCTGGAAAATTTTAAAGTTCTCATTATATGCTTTTCGAATATAACTTTTCATGCAGTGTGCAACGTTGCAGGCTTTTAATGTAAAAGGtctgcatatttttaaatatcaacaTGAATTATCAAAAACAATTATCAGTCTGGATCACTGAAACGAGTCTTCTGGTATGCTTGTGCATCTAGCTTTATGGTTAAACGCACAGACATGTTGCACAACTGCTTTATGCATCCCAAGTTTGATTCCCGGCCTGTCACGCAGTGCTTTGCTGATCCCCTTCTCTTTTCTCTCTACACCAGCTTTCCTATCTCTACCGTCCTATCAGCAAATATGGGAAAAAAAAGCTACAATTGATCTGAACTGTGATGCATTTGCAAAATGCCAGTCTATTCTCTTCACTTGCTGCCCTTGTACAAGGTCTACTTTGACCCCTAAACACTGTAGTTGATTTTAGGCATCGggcgataaccattttcaaggtataccgcggtttggaaaagtcaaggttttaaaattgcCAACATTTTTGCTATACCTTTCCTAagatatgtgtaagattttttattaataattttttgtttagtttttttagtacaatagtatctccagcagaaaagatctccaaaggtgccttttaaaattgtaaagaaatgtgtgtttttgaaactaatgaagacagcagaagtcaatgattgatttaaattatttagcctgaaatgtttattgctccaaaatattttaaaagtttctcaaaattaaatatatCATGTTCAAAgaggatttttttgtttgtttgtttttttacttttgttgattcgttgatatttaaaaagaatgtattgtagagcagttatcacaatacagagaaccatgatatttttatccaaggttatcatacggtCATCTTTTACCAGCCCATGTCTATATGATTTGTGTTGTTAATATCACATTTCGAAAAAACATGTATTGTAAAGAGTTGCAGTAAAGCTGCAAAACACAAATCTCTTTGCATCATGccagtactttgttgtttttttatgacaGAATTTGTACTATGTAGTATGAGGCGCCATGCAGCACTTAAAAAGTTCATAcggtaaacacacatacacatattaaGTAGACATTCCAGTATTAAAAGGCTCAAAAAATGCTAACACATCTGTTATATAAGCATACATACAAACCTTTGCTTCAATGCAAAATGAAATGCACATATACAAACTCTACCCTTACACTAGTGTTGCCATGGTTGCAGTTTTGCACACAGTTGGGCTCTTTTGCAAATGCAGTTGCTGGAATAAACATAAAGTAGTGGGTTGTTTTTGGGGGGATATTTTACAATGTGCCGCAGCTGCCAAAATGCTTCCTTTTCTGGAATAGAAAATGGAATCATTTCTTGATAAACATTTAATCATGGAATGTATACCGGGCAACTAAAAAGCTGCTGCAAGTGAGCGAGTATAGCTGTGTGACGGCATATCAAATATTAAATGAGCGGAATGTTAGTTATGCCCACACCTGAGAAAGCTACTTAtgagttttattttgtgtgtgtaaagTCAATCTGTACTTTAACACatacgctacctgacaaaagtcttgttgtaaGAGTaaccaataataacttgacttctagttgatcaattgaaaaagtggcagaaggtcgatttttcagatgaatcatgtgttgaactgcatcccaatcatcacaaatactgaagaagacctattggaatccgCATGGACTCAAGAATCTcatagaaattagtcaagtttggtaacggcaaaaatcatggtttggggttacattcaatatgggggtatgcgaaagatctgcagagtgaatgacaacatcaacaacctgagatatcaagacatttgtataccccattacattacaaac
This portion of the Danio rerio strain Tuebingen ecotype United States chromosome 3, GRCz12tu, whole genome shotgun sequence genome encodes:
- the gng13b gene encoding guanine nucleotide-binding protein G(I)/G(S)/G(O) subunit gamma-13b encodes the protein MDEMDLPQMKKEVESLKYQLAFKREKSSKTVTDLVKWIEECVPEDPFLNPELMKNNPWVEKGKCVLL